A DNA window from Phycisphaerales bacterium AB-hyl4 contains the following coding sequences:
- a CDS encoding S41 family peptidase: MKTRITAQMVVLTVVSAFLFALTTSWARPNSVFDQLDLLVDIRHELMQGYVDEPDQQALIEAAVRGMIDSLNDPHTSFLTTEDLEGFDRQVRGTFSGIGAEVDLHENRLRIVTPLEDSPAWEAGVMAGDMVLEIDGESTLGMSLTEAVRKLTGEAGTDVNIRVRHESGEEQDITITRDVINIQTVRGFRRDTDQQYELFVDRDNRIGYLRLTQFTERTAGELRTALQQLNEQEMRGLVLDMRFNPGGLLESAVEVSDMFLPQGSPIASVEGRSVSRQEFAARTAPLVNEDIPIVVLANESSASAAEIVTGALQDNDRALFVGARTFGKGSVQQVRMLEGGRGALKMTNAYYYVPSGRLIHRRDDSDLWGVDPTEGSYVPMSPEQMREMLEIRRDGDRVLRDNGNRENGAVTPETIEEQLKDMQLAAALRAMLGKLDTGDWPSVGESGVDELIAASRRQTLEQQRQALRDRLSQLESEMDRIDAGEWKPGDETAAIEGDAGELLDEGDEPAIEERQPEELEPVEQ, translated from the coding sequence ATGAAAACCCGGATCACCGCCCAAATGGTCGTTCTTACTGTCGTGAGTGCGTTTCTTTTCGCGCTGACGACCTCCTGGGCCCGGCCCAACAGTGTCTTCGACCAGCTCGATTTGCTGGTGGACATCCGCCACGAGCTGATGCAAGGCTACGTCGACGAGCCGGACCAGCAGGCCCTGATCGAGGCCGCCGTCCGCGGCATGATCGACTCGCTCAACGACCCACACACCAGCTTCCTCACCACCGAAGACCTCGAAGGCTTCGACCGCCAGGTTCGCGGCACGTTCTCCGGCATCGGCGCGGAAGTCGACCTGCACGAAAACCGCCTGCGCATTGTCACCCCCCTCGAAGACTCCCCCGCGTGGGAGGCCGGCGTCATGGCGGGAGACATGGTCCTTGAAATCGACGGCGAATCCACGCTCGGCATGAGCCTCACCGAAGCCGTCCGCAAGCTCACCGGCGAAGCCGGCACGGATGTCAACATCCGCGTCCGCCACGAGTCCGGCGAAGAGCAGGACATCACCATCACCCGCGACGTGATCAACATCCAGACCGTCCGCGGTTTCCGACGCGATACCGACCAGCAGTACGAACTGTTCGTCGACCGCGACAACCGCATCGGCTATCTCCGCCTCACCCAGTTCACCGAGCGAACCGCCGGCGAGCTGCGAACCGCCCTGCAACAGCTCAACGAGCAGGAAATGCGCGGCCTCGTGCTGGACATGCGGTTCAACCCGGGCGGCCTGCTTGAGTCGGCTGTGGAAGTCAGTGATATGTTCCTGCCCCAGGGCTCGCCGATCGCCTCGGTCGAGGGCCGATCCGTCTCCCGTCAGGAGTTCGCCGCCCGCACCGCCCCGCTGGTCAATGAGGACATCCCCATCGTCGTGTTGGCCAACGAAAGCAGCGCCTCCGCAGCGGAAATCGTCACCGGTGCGTTGCAGGACAACGACCGCGCCCTGTTCGTCGGCGCCCGGACGTTCGGCAAGGGCAGCGTCCAGCAGGTCCGCATGCTCGAAGGCGGCCGCGGGGCGTTGAAGATGACCAATGCCTACTACTACGTGCCCTCCGGCCGGCTGATCCACCGCCGGGACGACTCGGACCTCTGGGGCGTCGACCCCACCGAAGGCTCGTACGTGCCGATGTCGCCCGAACAGATGCGCGAGATGCTGGAAATCCGCCGCGACGGCGACCGCGTGCTCCGCGACAACGGCAACCGGGAAAACGGCGCCGTCACACCGGAAACCATTGAAGAGCAGCTCAAAGACATGCAGCTCGCCGCGGCATTGCGGGCCATGCTCGGCAAGCTCGACACCGGCGACTGGCCCAGCGTCGGTGAGTCCGGCGTGGACGAGCTGATCGCCGCCAGCCGACGCCAGACGCTTGAGCAGCAGCGACAAGCCTTGCGCGATCGCCTATCCCAGTTGGAAAGTGAGATGGACCGCATCGACGCCGGCGAATGGAAGCCCGGCGACGAGACCGCCGCCATCGAAGGCGACGCCGGCGAACTGCTCGACGAAGGCGACGAGCCCGCCATCGAAGAACGCCAGCCCGAAGAGCTGGAGCCGGTGGAACAGTGA
- a CDS encoding PQQ-binding-like beta-propeller repeat protein, protein MSHVSSRWLFLLPMLFALTLTACGATERTEGEDRPEPRRSGLLVDPAEAERVGYAVNWIASVDVPSRQRIIAATLLDDLIITLERPTNMISAVSVSDGRPVWRRVADRSPDPFFRPTRRDDRIFINSASQLLMIDVRTGNIVNVVELPVAVDAPHTIVQGRAVFGGVDGRVFAIDLDTGQIRWNRQLSGRVTAAPADADDATVVGDDAGRYAMFDAQSGSMLWEGRTFGRNSATAAVDEDTVYIASRDQALYALSRSTGRDRWVYRDTVPLEWDPKLIGPTLFVPVIGDGRLVALDIEQGDVRWTYEGVAIPLATPREDRILLATPTELKVVRHGDGRELADARTRRLVTVLSGPGNSLVLVASNGDMSRLNPRR, encoded by the coding sequence ATGAGTCATGTTTCCAGTCGCTGGCTGTTCCTGTTGCCGATGCTTTTCGCGTTGACGTTGACCGCCTGCGGGGCGACAGAGCGTACGGAGGGTGAGGATCGGCCTGAACCTCGTCGATCGGGGCTGCTGGTGGACCCCGCCGAGGCCGAGCGCGTGGGCTACGCGGTGAACTGGATCGCCAGCGTCGACGTGCCCAGCCGTCAGCGGATCATCGCCGCGACGCTGCTGGATGACCTGATTATTACGCTCGAACGCCCGACGAACATGATCTCGGCGGTGTCGGTCAGCGACGGTCGGCCGGTCTGGCGCCGCGTGGCCGACCGCAGCCCGGACCCGTTCTTTCGGCCGACACGACGCGATGACCGCATCTTCATCAACTCGGCTTCGCAGTTGCTGATGATTGACGTCCGCACGGGCAACATCGTCAACGTGGTGGAACTGCCCGTTGCGGTCGACGCGCCGCACACCATCGTGCAAGGCCGAGCCGTCTTCGGCGGCGTGGACGGCCGAGTGTTCGCCATCGACCTGGATACGGGGCAGATCCGCTGGAATCGACAGCTCAGCGGCCGAGTGACCGCAGCGCCGGCGGATGCGGACGACGCGACTGTCGTCGGGGATGACGCCGGGCGATACGCCATGTTCGACGCGCAAAGCGGGTCAATGCTGTGGGAAGGCCGAACCTTCGGCCGAAACAGCGCGACCGCCGCGGTGGACGAAGACACGGTGTACATCGCCTCGCGTGACCAGGCTTTGTATGCACTGAGCCGATCGACCGGGCGCGACCGCTGGGTCTATCGCGACACCGTGCCGCTGGAGTGGGACCCGAAGCTGATCGGCCCGACGCTGTTCGTGCCGGTGATCGGCGACGGTCGGCTGGTGGCGCTGGACATCGAGCAGGGCGACGTCCGCTGGACGTACGAGGGCGTGGCGATTCCGCTGGCGACGCCGCGTGAGGATCGCATCCTGCTCGCGACGCCGACCGAGTTGAAGGTGGTCCGGCATGGTGATGGCCGCGAGCTTGCCGACGCGCGGACCCGCCGACTGGTGACCGTGCTCTCCGGGCCGGGCAACAGCCTGGTGCTTGTGGCGAGCAACGGCGACATGAGCCGACTCAACCCGCGCCGCTGA
- a CDS encoding phosphatidylcholine/phosphatidylserine synthase, with the protein MRQFPPGDTETSSQAARPRLERRLLSRRRRMARRTVAVLPTLFTLGNLLAGFAAIFIASRQADAQLPFGWTPVMFAAVCIFIGMVFDGLDGRIARLTRSSSELGEQLDSMADMVTFGVAPAFVAIQLVGVGVPFMSETVAGDRLFDRIALVAGCIYVVCAALRLARFNVELEADTESDHNSFRGLPSPGAAGTVASVVLLHQYFLAREASDHWTVNLAAFGMVGLMLLVSFAMVSNVRYVHVMNRWVRGRAKVSTLAKAIIVALLLVVHWQGALAAAFALYAISAPAASLYRRVFDTEPPIIGATGGGHAAGHAQDD; encoded by the coding sequence ATGCGTCAGTTCCCCCCCGGTGACACGGAAACATCGTCCCAGGCCGCTCGGCCGCGCTTGGAGCGTCGGCTGTTGTCGCGTCGTCGGCGGATGGCCCGGCGGACGGTGGCGGTGCTGCCGACGCTGTTTACGCTGGGCAACCTGCTTGCCGGGTTCGCCGCGATCTTCATTGCCTCCCGGCAGGCGGACGCGCAATTGCCGTTTGGCTGGACGCCGGTGATGTTCGCTGCTGTGTGCATCTTCATCGGCATGGTGTTTGACGGGCTCGACGGCCGCATCGCCCGGTTGACGCGCAGCTCCAGCGAGTTGGGCGAACAGCTCGATTCGATGGCGGACATGGTCACGTTCGGCGTCGCGCCCGCATTCGTGGCGATTCAGCTCGTCGGCGTCGGCGTACCGTTCATGTCGGAAACCGTTGCAGGCGATCGGCTGTTCGACCGGATCGCGCTGGTGGCCGGCTGCATTTATGTCGTCTGTGCCGCGCTGCGGCTGGCGCGGTTCAATGTGGAACTGGAAGCGGACACGGAGTCGGACCACAACAGCTTCCGCGGCCTGCCCTCGCCTGGTGCGGCGGGGACGGTGGCGAGCGTGGTGCTGCTGCATCAGTATTTCCTGGCGCGTGAGGCGAGCGATCACTGGACGGTCAACCTCGCGGCGTTCGGAATGGTGGGGCTGATGTTGCTTGTGTCTTTCGCGATGGTGAGCAACGTCCGCTACGTGCATGTCATGAACCGCTGGGTGCGCGGCCGGGCGAAGGTCAGCACGCTGGCCAAGGCGATCATCGTCGCGCTGCTGCTGGTGGTGCACTGGCAGGGTGCGCTCGCAGCGGCGTTCGCGCTGTATGCGATCTCAGCGCCAGCGGCGAGCCTGTATCGGCGGGTGTTCGACACCGAGCCGCCGATCATCGGCGCGACGGGTGGCGGGCATGCGGCCGGCCATGCTCAAGATGACTGA
- a CDS encoding aspartate kinase encodes MNTRICKFGGTSLADASQIAKVRAIVDAEPGRRYVVPSAPGKRHADDQKITDLLYLCHEHARQGVPFNEVFSIVAERFTTIARELKVSLDLDAEFDTIRQTLADLARDGASADYAASRGEYLNGRIIAELLGWPFVDPTELIFFDRRGRLDESKTYSTLARRLGDLEHAVVPGFYGLGHDGQVKTFSRGGSDVTGAILARGVNANLYENWTDVTGLLMADPRVVDRPRTIDTITYRELRELAYMGATVLHDEAIFPVRNAGIPVNIRNTNAPNDPGTMIVSEAQPVAHAGAITGLAGRRDFTVIALEKALMNAELGFGRRVLSVLERNNVNFEHLPSGIDTMSLVISDDQLDGKLDDVIEALKNETEPDAIEVYPEMALLATVGRGMAHTPGMAARLFTALAEANVNIRMIDQGSSELNIIVGVAVEDFEPAMRAVYHAFVEAPDAAIQSS; translated from the coding sequence ATGAACACCCGAATCTGCAAGTTCGGCGGCACAAGCCTCGCCGACGCCAGCCAGATCGCCAAGGTCCGCGCCATTGTCGACGCCGAGCCCGGCCGCCGCTACGTCGTCCCCTCCGCCCCCGGCAAGCGACACGCCGACGATCAGAAGATCACCGACCTGCTCTACCTCTGCCACGAACATGCCCGCCAGGGCGTGCCGTTCAACGAGGTGTTCAGCATTGTCGCCGAGCGATTCACCACCATCGCCCGCGAGTTGAAGGTCAGCCTCGACCTCGACGCCGAGTTCGACACGATCCGCCAGACCCTTGCCGACCTCGCCCGCGACGGGGCGTCCGCCGACTACGCCGCCAGCCGGGGCGAGTATCTCAACGGCCGCATCATCGCCGAGCTGCTCGGCTGGCCCTTCGTCGACCCGACGGAGTTAATCTTCTTCGACCGCCGCGGCAGGCTCGACGAATCCAAAACCTACAGCACCCTCGCCCGCCGCCTCGGCGACCTTGAGCACGCCGTTGTGCCCGGCTTCTACGGGCTCGGCCACGACGGACAGGTCAAAACCTTCTCTCGAGGCGGCTCCGACGTCACCGGCGCCATCCTCGCCCGCGGCGTCAACGCCAACCTCTACGAAAACTGGACCGACGTCACCGGCCTGCTCATGGCAGACCCCCGCGTGGTCGATCGGCCACGCACGATCGACACGATCACCTACCGCGAGCTGCGCGAGCTCGCCTACATGGGCGCCACCGTCCTGCACGACGAGGCCATCTTCCCCGTCCGCAACGCCGGCATCCCCGTCAACATCCGCAACACCAACGCTCCGAACGACCCGGGCACGATGATCGTCTCCGAGGCACAGCCCGTCGCCCACGCCGGTGCCATCACCGGCCTCGCCGGCCGACGCGACTTCACCGTCATCGCACTCGAAAAAGCGCTCATGAACGCCGAACTCGGCTTCGGCCGACGCGTGCTTAGCGTGCTCGAACGCAATAATGTCAATTTCGAGCATCTGCCTTCGGGCATTGACACGATGTCGCTGGTGATTTCCGACGATCAGCTCGACGGCAAGCTGGATGATGTGATCGAAGCCCTGAAGAACGAAACCGAGCCGGACGCCATCGAGGTCTACCCCGAAATGGCCCTGCTCGCGACCGTCGGCCGAGGCATGGCGCACACGCCCGGCATGGCCGCTCGGCTCTTCACCGCGCTCGCCGAGGCCAACGTCAACATCCGCATGATTGACCAGGGCTCGAGCGAACTGAACATCATCGTTGGCGTTGCGGTCGAAGACTTCGAGCCGGCGATGCGCGCCGTCTACCACGCCTTCGTCGAAGCACCCGACGCCGCGATTCAGTCATCTTGA
- the rpsJ gene encoding 30S ribosomal protein S10: MTAGKIRIRMEAYDHQALDASAREIVDHAKRTNARVAGPVPLPTRIERYTVLRGPHIDKKSREQFEIRTHKRIIDIKEPNARTVEALNRLVVPAGVFVKIKA; this comes from the coding sequence ATGACCGCGGGTAAGATTCGCATCCGAATGGAAGCTTACGACCACCAGGCGCTTGACGCGTCGGCGCGTGAGATTGTTGACCACGCCAAGCGCACCAACGCCCGAGTGGCCGGCCCCGTGCCGCTGCCGACACGGATCGAGCGTTACACGGTGCTGCGTGGCCCGCACATTGACAAGAAGAGCCGTGAGCAGTTCGAGATCCGAACGCACAAGCGGATCATCGACATTAAAGAACCAAACGCCCGGACGGTTGAGGCGCTAAACCGCCTCGTCGTGCCTGCGGGTGTGTTTGTGAAGATCAAGGCCTGA
- the rplC gene encoding 50S ribosomal protein L3 has product MATGILGRKIGMTRLYDEQGRNVPVTVIQAGPCQISQVKSADSDGYEAIQIAFDDMKARNSTFPLIGHDAKAGIAPKRYHREVRVGDGESANYELGQELTVEVFADVKFVDVTGTSKGKGFQGTMKRHNFKGQLASHGVERKHRSPGSIGGHANNAGKSGKIKKGKRMSGHMGQERVTVRSLPVVGIDKERNLLLVKGAVPGPKQGLLMVRESVRLYKRKAKLAKAS; this is encoded by the coding sequence ATGGCTACCGGTATCCTTGGTCGCAAAATTGGCATGACCCGCCTGTATGATGAGCAGGGGCGAAACGTCCCGGTTACCGTCATCCAGGCTGGCCCGTGTCAGATCAGCCAGGTCAAGTCGGCGGATTCAGATGGCTACGAGGCCATCCAGATCGCCTTCGATGACATGAAAGCCCGCAATTCGACGTTTCCGCTCATCGGCCACGACGCCAAGGCCGGGATCGCACCCAAGCGGTACCACCGCGAAGTGCGGGTCGGCGACGGTGAGTCGGCCAACTACGAGCTGGGGCAGGAGCTTACTGTCGAGGTGTTCGCGGACGTCAAGTTCGTCGACGTCACCGGCACGAGCAAGGGCAAGGGTTTTCAGGGCACGATGAAGCGTCACAACTTCAAGGGCCAGCTCGCCAGCCACGGCGTTGAGCGGAAGCATCGCTCCCCGGGCTCGATCGGTGGCCACGCGAACAATGCCGGTAAGTCCGGCAAGATCAAGAAGGGCAAGCGGATGTCCGGGCACATGGGCCAGGAACGTGTGACCGTCCGAAGCTTGCCTGTGGTTGGAATTGATAAGGAACGCAACCTGCTGTTGGTCAAGGGCGCCGTGCCCGGCCCGAAGCAGGGGCTGTTGATGGTTCGGGAGTCCGTCCGGCTGTATAAGCGAAAGGCCAAACTGGCCAAGGCGTCGTAA